One window from the genome of Aneurinibacillus sp. REN35 encodes:
- a CDS encoding PepSY domain-containing protein — protein sequence MKVKVTLLVLSIVGVAFLLFEMVYNEHPTFITAKKAEAVATKLYGGKVLETRANKADYQISLENDRGLYELHVDANTEKIYDIKLIKRKDTPLTLEEAVGRTGQKHTITDDLTNNGVTAVPLTKQEAKAIALKQLDGQITNISTVSTEKGLHYIVTVNGKKETANVYVQSNSGIVTSTVWKKHDDENDDDPNDPDDHSDDDVDDDRPEKDDSTSDPE from the coding sequence ATGAAAGTGAAGGTTACACTTCTTGTTCTTAGTATAGTGGGCGTAGCTTTCCTATTGTTTGAGATGGTTTATAATGAGCATCCAACGTTCATTACAGCCAAAAAGGCGGAAGCGGTGGCCACAAAACTGTACGGAGGAAAAGTACTAGAAACGAGAGCCAACAAGGCCGATTATCAAATATCCTTAGAAAATGACCGGGGATTGTATGAACTGCATGTAGATGCCAATACGGAGAAAATCTACGATATAAAACTGATCAAAAGAAAAGACACTCCTCTAACGCTGGAGGAGGCGGTTGGCAGGACGGGACAGAAGCATACGATAACAGATGATTTGACGAACAACGGTGTCACTGCGGTTCCGCTTACTAAGCAGGAAGCAAAGGCAATCGCCCTAAAGCAGCTCGATGGTCAAATTACAAACATCTCCACCGTATCCACCGAAAAGGGCTTGCATTATATAGTGACAGTGAACGGGAAAAAAGAAACGGCCAATGTCTATGTGCAGAGCAATAGCGGCATTGTTACATCTACCGTTTGGAAGAAACATGATGATGAGAACGACGATGATCCTAACGATCCTGACGATCATAGCGACGATGATGTAGATGACGACAGGCCAGAGAAGGATGATTCAACATCCGATCCTGAGTGA
- a CDS encoding diguanylate cyclase, with protein sequence MHFCIENYKAYARNRRSKPIQVSIGIVAIVSAASIAMLYLPITYNGYRFDLRAIPLVFLASLRGGKEALPALILVSAWRFGMGGEGAVPGVLFGMVLPTLFSLRFNAARRFVLFSSVWAISDVPIIFIVPDGWRAFLTIFPVRYLSFLLAAYILYVFIRSSCRQQKMQERLLFLAERDPLTELYNVRKFFECAQQASQSAVPGYIVLLDVDYFKNINDTYGHLTGDIVLKQLAAILRERCKEIDRDACPVFVGRYGGEEFILYISTPNDRNVSCFLENVRQEVESTTFLAEDGVVLPRITVSIGAAKLLPPFDLKRAVLVADTCLYKVKEQGRNGICMYE encoded by the coding sequence ATGCACTTTTGTATTGAAAATTACAAGGCGTATGCCAGAAATAGAAGGAGTAAGCCGATACAGGTGAGTATAGGAATCGTTGCGATCGTTTCAGCCGCTTCCATCGCCATGCTGTATCTTCCTATTACCTACAATGGCTATCGCTTTGACCTGCGTGCGATCCCCCTTGTCTTTCTCGCGTCTCTGCGCGGTGGCAAGGAAGCGCTGCCTGCCCTTATTCTTGTCTCTGCTTGGCGATTCGGGATGGGAGGCGAGGGGGCAGTGCCGGGAGTGCTGTTTGGAATGGTGCTCCCTACATTATTTTCACTACGATTCAACGCTGCGCGCAGGTTTGTGCTTTTTAGTTCCGTTTGGGCCATTTCTGATGTGCCAATCATCTTTATCGTTCCGGATGGATGGCGGGCTTTCCTGACGATTTTTCCTGTGCGATATCTATCATTTCTTCTGGCGGCGTATATTCTTTATGTTTTTATTCGTAGTTCATGTCGACAACAGAAGATGCAGGAGCGGCTGCTGTTCCTTGCTGAGCGGGACCCGCTTACGGAACTGTATAATGTGCGCAAGTTCTTCGAATGTGCACAACAAGCATCACAGTCAGCAGTACCTGGTTATATCGTGCTGCTTGATGTTGACTATTTCAAGAACATCAATGATACATACGGTCACCTCACAGGCGATATTGTATTAAAGCAGCTTGCCGCAATTCTTCGTGAACGATGCAAAGAGATTGATAGAGATGCATGTCCTGTCTTCGTCGGGCGTTACGGGGGAGAAGAGTTTATTTTGTACATATCCACCCCCAACGATAGGAACGTGTCCTGTTTTCTTGAGAATGTGCGTCAAGAGGTTGAAAGCACAACTTTTCTAGCAGAGGATGGAGTGGTTCTGCCGCGGATAACCGTATCGATTGGAGCTGCAAAATTGCTTCCTCCCTTTGATCTGAAGCGAGCTGTTTTGGTGGCGGATACATGCTTGTATAAGGTGAAAGAGCAGGGGCGTAATGGCATATGCATGTATGAATAG
- a CDS encoding glycerophosphodiester phosphodiesterase family protein, with protein sequence MYNIHLIGKRGGGKVKRKWFLFFVIIAVFMYVNNSSFFADRRTGEPLLLAHRGLAQTFSIEGVTNDTCTAERIYKPEHPYIENTIPSMEAAFRAGADIVEFDIRPTKDGQFAVFHDWTLDCRTNGKGEPKNYTMAELKKLDIGYGYTFDHGNTYPFRGKGIGLMPSMSEVLAHFPERSFLLHIKSNDAREGEQLAQYLSTLSEKRLRQLTIYGGDRPISAVKEKLPQARVMSKSTMKSGLLPYLIVGWTGYVPAALEHTQLHIPEKIAPWLWGWPDRFLNRMDKADTRVIVVGGDGSDFSSGFDTPEDIKRLPPNYSGGIWTNRIDRIAPLY encoded by the coding sequence ATGTATAACATACATTTAATTGGTAAAAGGGGAGGGGGGAAAGTGAAACGCAAATGGTTTTTGTTTTTTGTGATCATTGCTGTTTTCATGTATGTAAATAACAGTTCTTTTTTTGCAGATCGACGTACCGGCGAGCCGCTGCTTTTAGCACATCGCGGCCTTGCGCAAACGTTTTCTATAGAAGGTGTAACCAATGATACGTGTACAGCGGAGCGTATATACAAACCGGAACATCCGTACATAGAGAATACGATTCCCTCCATGGAAGCTGCTTTTCGAGCTGGCGCTGATATCGTTGAATTCGATATACGACCGACAAAAGATGGGCAATTCGCAGTGTTTCATGATTGGACTCTTGATTGTCGAACAAATGGAAAAGGCGAGCCAAAAAACTATACCATGGCGGAGCTGAAAAAATTAGACATTGGATATGGCTATACGTTTGATCATGGAAACACGTATCCTTTCCGGGGCAAAGGCATCGGGCTCATGCCGTCTATGAGCGAAGTTCTCGCCCATTTTCCGGAGCGATCCTTTTTGCTGCATATAAAAAGCAATGATGCGAGGGAAGGAGAACAGCTTGCACAGTATCTCTCTACCCTATCAGAAAAGCGCCTGCGTCAGCTGACCATATACGGTGGGGACCGGCCGATTTCTGCCGTAAAGGAAAAGCTCCCCCAGGCTCGGGTGATGTCAAAGTCCACGATGAAAAGCGGCTTACTTCCTTATCTGATTGTAGGCTGGACAGGGTACGTTCCAGCAGCATTGGAGCATACACAGCTGCATATTCCTGAAAAAATAGCGCCGTGGTTGTGGGGTTGGCCGGACCGTTTTTTAAATCGGATGGATAAGGCGGATACTCGTGTCATCGTCGTAGGGGGAGATGGGAGTGATTTTTCCAGCGGGTTTGACACGCCAGAAGATATAAAGCGCCTACCTCCCAACTATAGTGGTGGGATTTGGACGAATCGGATTGATCGAATCGCTCCTTTGTATTAA
- a CDS encoding AEC family transporter, whose product MIFVTVILPVILIFLSGYILQRVFHLDLKPISAMAIYILTPALIFRTFYTTPLNKNLFYIVVISLLLLLSLILLTMLTAKIFKYDKQKESALMLSTAFMNSGNYGAPIILFAFGEAGFAYSIPLMVFHSIIMSIFGVYFAARGQSGMQAAIKTVLRMPANYAVVLAVLLQQLHIEIPINFYQTIDMVAEAAIPVVMLILGMQLANVSTSYIEWKGISLASIIRLVASPALAYGICQFFPLDPLLQNVLVTTAAMPCAATTTMYAIQFNAKPQFVSSSTLVTTLLSFVTLTILLSILH is encoded by the coding sequence ATGATTTTTGTTACTGTCATTTTGCCCGTAATTCTTATTTTTTTAAGCGGCTATATACTACAGCGCGTCTTTCATCTTGATTTAAAGCCGATCTCTGCCATGGCGATTTATATTTTGACGCCGGCACTCATATTTCGAACCTTTTATACCACACCGTTAAATAAGAATCTTTTTTACATCGTGGTTATTTCCCTTCTTCTGCTTCTGAGCCTCATACTTTTGACGATGCTGACAGCCAAGATATTCAAATACGATAAGCAGAAGGAAAGCGCTCTGATGCTTTCCACCGCTTTTATGAACAGCGGAAATTACGGCGCGCCGATTATTCTTTTTGCTTTTGGGGAAGCGGGCTTTGCCTATTCAATACCGCTGATGGTGTTTCATTCGATCATCATGAGTATATTTGGTGTGTATTTTGCCGCCCGAGGCCAAAGCGGCATGCAGGCCGCGATCAAGACGGTGCTTAGAATGCCTGCGAACTATGCGGTTGTTTTGGCGGTATTGCTGCAGCAGCTTCATATTGAGATTCCAATTAATTTCTATCAAACGATTGATATGGTGGCCGAGGCCGCGATCCCAGTCGTGATGCTGATCCTGGGGATGCAGCTTGCCAATGTGTCTACCTCCTACATTGAGTGGAAGGGGATCAGCCTGGCGAGCATTATTCGCCTCGTGGCTTCTCCTGCGCTTGCCTATGGAATCTGCCAGTTCTTCCCGCTTGATCCGCTTCTTCAGAACGTACTGGTGACCACTGCTGCGATGCCGTGCGCAGCAACAACGACGATGTATGCGATTCAGTTTAACGCCAAGCCGCAGTTTGTATCCAGCAGCACGCTTGTGACGACGCTGTTAAGCTTTGTCACGCTTACCATTCTGCTGAGCATCCTGCATTGA
- a CDS encoding SLC13 family permease has protein sequence MHSNVQKTQRMYSLLDQTAVKMALLISVHVLFLLLIMWTDGLDYRAKVSLFAFLSAMTLWVGTKIPAGFVAVGLLVFIVFMRAAEAELLYDALAEEVVWLMIGAFIMGEAVKQSGLAERFSRSIMSRSTKKSQVLFGTASVLVASAFFIPSTSGRAALSMPIIKQLAQTFTGEEKRALAVMVPVIILMSTSATLIGAGAHIVGIGILEKTAGQSVSFLQWMMWGAPFAVVITALTFVIIKKMLWPKDGAEEIEHLRGKAEAQSPQPFHVQEKKTLGLISVLMIGWVTEGIHGYDTALVTMGGAILMMLPTYGVISWKKGLQSVSWNLIVFVAAATALGKVLVDTGVVKWMETEMFGALHVFVHPPEWLTVLVILLITVTSHLYITSHTTRAVVFIPSLLIFGKTVGADPAAVVFLSLLGMNYCITFPVSSKALLLFYEDGNISYDAKQLIKVSAVLMPLYIIVMMVFYFAFWKWTGMDLHMR, from the coding sequence ATGCACAGCAATGTCCAGAAAACGCAGCGTATGTATTCGCTGCTCGATCAAACGGCGGTTAAGATGGCTCTTCTCATCAGCGTCCATGTGCTGTTCTTGTTGCTGATCATGTGGACGGATGGTTTGGACTATCGGGCCAAGGTTTCTTTATTCGCGTTCCTTTCTGCTATGACCCTGTGGGTGGGTACGAAGATTCCCGCTGGATTTGTGGCTGTTGGCCTTCTCGTGTTCATCGTTTTTATGCGGGCGGCGGAGGCGGAGCTGCTGTACGATGCCCTTGCTGAAGAGGTTGTTTGGCTGATGATTGGCGCGTTTATCATGGGAGAAGCTGTGAAGCAGTCAGGGTTGGCCGAGCGGTTCAGCCGATCTATCATGAGTAGATCCACGAAAAAGAGCCAGGTGCTTTTTGGGACTGCCTCCGTCTTGGTTGCTTCCGCTTTTTTTATCCCGTCTACATCGGGAAGGGCTGCTTTATCCATGCCGATCATCAAGCAGTTGGCTCAAACCTTTACAGGTGAAGAAAAAAGGGCGCTGGCCGTTATGGTGCCTGTCATCATTTTAATGAGCACATCCGCCACGTTAATTGGTGCTGGGGCTCACATTGTTGGCATCGGGATACTGGAAAAGACGGCGGGTCAATCGGTTTCTTTTTTACAGTGGATGATGTGGGGAGCGCCGTTTGCTGTTGTCATTACGGCGCTTACCTTTGTTATAATAAAAAAGATGCTGTGGCCAAAGGACGGAGCGGAAGAGATCGAACATCTAAGGGGAAAAGCAGAGGCCCAATCCCCTCAGCCTTTTCATGTGCAGGAAAAGAAAACGCTCGGATTAATCTCCGTTTTAATGATTGGTTGGGTGACGGAAGGGATACACGGATATGATACCGCGCTAGTCACAATGGGCGGGGCGATCTTGATGATGCTGCCCACATATGGAGTGATTAGCTGGAAAAAGGGACTGCAGTCGGTTTCCTGGAATTTAATCGTATTTGTTGCGGCGGCAACGGCACTTGGCAAGGTGCTGGTTGATACCGGAGTTGTTAAATGGATGGAAACAGAAATGTTTGGTGCGCTGCATGTATTCGTTCATCCTCCGGAATGGTTAACGGTCCTCGTGATCCTGCTGATCACAGTCACAAGTCATTTATACATTACCTCCCATACGACACGTGCTGTCGTCTTTATCCCGAGCTTATTGATTTTTGGAAAGACGGTTGGTGCTGATCCTGCGGCGGTTGTATTCTTAAGCTTACTGGGGATGAACTATTGCATAACGTTTCCTGTCAGTTCAAAGGCCTTGCTGCTATTTTATGAGGACGGGAACATTTCTTATGATGCAAAACAGCTAATAAAAGTAAGTGCGGTCCTAATGCCCCTCTACATTATTGTGATGATGGTTTTTTACTTCGCATTTTGGAAGTGGACGGGGATGGACTTACACATGAGGTGA
- a CDS encoding sensor histidine kinase, protein MRLQARIQLSTTVVSIVLLLIANTAIYFIFKNVVVSSEQSRLAQTAGNIVKELNTNKKTSMEQILQTYVMSDGVIHIINSKAVPLIQKTTNESKEYRNIPGTFKNGQFEGVVVYKGSTFIMASVPTIYENGEIVNLQVFENANALYENINDLKWVIVFATMSVIIILFVTGRFLGQVISSPIQRLTQTMKTIEEKKTYDQIDITNQEKDEIHEMAMTFNRMIAKLEESYAKQERFVSDASHELKTPLTVIDSYIKLLQRWGKERPDVLEEAIEAIGSEASRMKYVTEQLLELAKPEEMIHDYKEVVNIVPIVEKTIQRLQRTYDHTIEFHHEKQDFFIEVHEQSFVQVLIILIDNAKKYGRSRIEVGLKEQEQMVHLTVKDYGIGIPLEAGAHVFDRMYRVDKARSRKTGGSGLGLSIAKRIVEQHHGDILLESVEGKGSTFTVIFPKLEAL, encoded by the coding sequence ATGAGATTACAAGCCCGAATCCAGTTATCCACAACGGTTGTTTCTATCGTTCTGCTGCTGATTGCCAATACCGCTATTTATTTTATATTTAAAAATGTGGTGGTGTCTTCTGAACAAAGCCGTCTCGCTCAAACAGCAGGCAACATTGTTAAGGAGCTGAATACGAACAAGAAGACAAGCATGGAGCAGATATTGCAGACGTATGTAATGAGCGATGGGGTGATCCATATCATTAATTCGAAGGCTGTACCGCTCATTCAGAAGACAACAAATGAATCCAAGGAATACCGAAATATACCGGGGACGTTCAAAAATGGTCAGTTTGAAGGTGTTGTGGTGTATAAAGGCTCTACCTTTATTATGGCTTCGGTTCCTACGATTTATGAAAATGGAGAGATCGTTAACTTACAAGTTTTTGAGAACGCGAACGCTCTCTATGAAAATATTAATGATTTAAAATGGGTCATCGTGTTCGCAACGATGAGCGTCATTATAATTTTATTTGTGACAGGTCGTTTTTTAGGTCAGGTTATTTCGTCACCGATACAGCGCCTGACGCAAACGATGAAGACGATTGAAGAAAAGAAAACGTATGATCAAATTGATATTACAAATCAAGAGAAGGATGAAATTCATGAAATGGCGATGACGTTTAATCGCATGATAGCAAAGCTTGAGGAAAGCTACGCGAAGCAGGAACGATTTGTTTCGGATGCTTCTCATGAATTGAAAACACCGTTAACCGTAATTGACAGCTATATTAAACTCTTGCAGCGGTGGGGAAAAGAGCGGCCGGATGTATTGGAGGAAGCGATCGAAGCGATCGGGTCGGAAGCAAGCCGGATGAAATATGTAACAGAGCAATTACTAGAATTGGCAAAACCGGAAGAGATGATCCATGATTATAAAGAAGTGGTAAATATCGTACCGATCGTTGAAAAGACGATTCAACGATTGCAGCGGACGTATGACCACACGATCGAGTTTCATCATGAGAAGCAGGACTTTTTTATCGAAGTTCATGAGCAAAGCTTTGTTCAAGTACTCATCATCTTAATAGACAACGCCAAGAAGTACGGACGTTCCCGAATCGAGGTAGGGCTAAAAGAGCAAGAGCAAATGGTACATCTTACTGTGAAGGATTATGGGATCGGCATTCCGTTGGAGGCTGGAGCCCACGTTTTTGACAGAATGTATCGTGTAGATAAAGCAAGAAGCCGTAAAACGGGAGGCTCGGGCCTGGGCCTCTCCATTGCGAAGCGAATTGTCGAACAACACCATGGTGACATCCTTTTGGAGAGCGTGGAAGGCAAGGGGTCTACGTTTACCGTCATCTTTCCGAAGCTGGAGGCGCTATAA
- a CDS encoding response regulator transcription factor, whose translation MKKHILLVEDDEKIARVIQLELEYEGYEVSIAYAGREGMAILAKEKIDLVILDVMIPELNGMEVLRRMRQEDNETIVIMLTARNSVYDKVNGLDAGANDYMTKPFEIEELLARIRAHLRMKENVLSAGESDILRIRSLTIHIHTREVYKNDQLIELTPREYDLLRYLVNNKNRALEREQILTEVWGMDYYGETNVVDVYIRYLRKKLADSKEEHLIQTVRSVGYMIKE comes from the coding sequence GTGAAAAAGCATATTTTACTCGTTGAGGATGATGAGAAAATTGCCCGGGTGATTCAACTGGAGCTGGAGTATGAAGGGTATGAAGTCAGCATCGCCTATGCAGGACGCGAGGGAATGGCTATTCTGGCTAAGGAGAAAATCGACCTGGTTATCTTAGATGTAATGATTCCTGAGTTGAACGGTATGGAAGTACTGCGCAGGATGCGTCAGGAGGACAACGAGACGATTGTCATTATGCTGACGGCACGCAATTCTGTATATGATAAAGTGAATGGGCTTGATGCAGGTGCGAACGATTATATGACCAAGCCTTTCGAAATTGAAGAGCTATTGGCCAGAATCCGAGCGCACCTGCGCATGAAGGAGAACGTTCTTTCTGCGGGAGAATCGGATATCCTCAGAATCCGTTCGCTTACGATTCATATACATACGAGAGAAGTGTATAAAAATGACCAGCTTATTGAATTAACGCCAAGAGAATATGATTTGCTCCGTTATTTAGTGAACAATAAAAACAGGGCGCTTGAACGGGAGCAAATCTTAACCGAGGTATGGGGCATGGATTATTATGGAGAGACGAATGTGGTCGATGTGTATATCCGTTATTTACGAAAAAAATTAGCCGATTCAAAGGAAGAGCACTTGATCCAAACGGTCCGCAGTGTCGGATATATGATAAAGGAATGA
- a CDS encoding glycerate kinase family protein has protein sequence MKIVIAPSGFKECLDAEEVALAMERGVRRFDPSIELDVIPMMDGGEGFAKSIVKLKGGQLIYREVTGPVGKEIVSYFGIFEEKNKRTAVIEMAAVAGLKLVPREQRNPLKTSTYGVGELILSALDLGVDHILIGCGDSGTSDGGAGMAQALGVRFYDKKRRIVDIEGGGDLLQVDFIDTTQLDPRLRQAVINVACNWTNVLCGDKGVARVFGPQKGATPEQVEQLSAAFEHYASLIQEAVSLDVRFLPGSGASGGLGAGLIAFAGASLHPRFHLIIDYINIEERIAAADIVITAEGALDFQTPNEKVPSEVARIAKKNNIPVIAITGTIGKGAELNYLAGIDAYASIIQKPTTLETAMKNAPLWIEESIESVLRQVFIGLEVAKRNISQQEVYQK, from the coding sequence ATGAAAATTGTGATTGCACCGTCAGGATTTAAAGAATGCCTGGACGCAGAGGAAGTAGCGTTAGCGATGGAACGGGGAGTAAGGCGCTTTGACCCGTCGATTGAACTCGATGTCATTCCGATGATGGATGGCGGAGAAGGGTTTGCCAAATCGATCGTGAAATTGAAGGGGGGACAGTTGATTTACAGGGAGGTAACAGGTCCGGTCGGGAAGGAAATCGTGAGCTACTTTGGTATTTTTGAAGAAAAAAATAAACGAACAGCCGTGATTGAAATGGCAGCAGTTGCAGGATTAAAGCTTGTGCCCCGTGAGCAAAGAAACCCATTGAAAACGTCAACCTATGGGGTAGGAGAGCTGATTCTCTCTGCGCTTGATCTAGGGGTTGACCATATTTTAATCGGCTGCGGGGATTCAGGCACATCAGACGGAGGAGCAGGAATGGCCCAGGCCCTGGGGGTACGATTCTATGATAAGAAACGTCGCATCGTGGATATTGAAGGTGGAGGCGATTTATTACAGGTTGACTTTATCGACACGACGCAGCTGGACCCACGCTTACGCCAGGCTGTAATCAATGTGGCATGCAACTGGACGAATGTGTTATGCGGCGATAAAGGGGTAGCTCGAGTGTTCGGTCCGCAGAAGGGAGCAACGCCGGAGCAGGTAGAGCAACTCTCGGCGGCATTCGAGCATTATGCGTCTCTAATTCAAGAAGCGGTATCGCTTGATGTCCGATTTTTACCCGGCAGTGGTGCCTCCGGTGGATTGGGTGCAGGATTGATCGCTTTTGCAGGCGCCTCCTTACACCCGCGTTTTCATCTTATTATCGACTACATTAACATAGAAGAAAGAATTGCGGCAGCAGATATTGTCATAACAGCAGAGGGGGCTCTGGATTTTCAAACACCAAATGAGAAGGTTCCTTCAGAGGTCGCTCGGATTGCGAAAAAAAATAACATTCCGGTCATCGCCATAACCGGCACCATTGGCAAGGGGGCTGAGTTAAATTATCTTGCCGGGATCGATGCATATGCCAGCATTATTCAAAAACCAACCACGCTGGAAACAGCGATGAAAAATGCTCCGCTCTGGATTGAGGAAAGTATAGAATCCGTCCTGCGGCAAGTATTCATTGGTTTAGAGGTTGCGAAGCGAAATATCAGTCAGCAAGAGGTTTATCAAAAATGA
- a CDS encoding MFS transporter codes for MDRRIYMLAISAFVVGTVELIIGGILHLVAADLQVSVSAAGQLISVFSLIFAIAAPVLLAATAKWERKRLYIGALFVFLIGNVLAVFSPSYEMLLAARALEAASGALVIALSLSMGSALVAPEYKGRALGIIFMGISGSLVLGVPLGMVIGEAYGWRAPFVAISILTVLVLLSMSILLPKTEAAGEQVPLRQQFSALKHSKIASAQLVSFLMLTGHLTLYAYFTPFLQSAIHMEQGMLSVVYFIFGIAAVMGGGIGGWISDRWGAGRSILTMIPLFALSMLVLPLTTHVPLYVFLAVVIVWSALSWAFSPAQQTYLIANAPETSDIQLGLNLSATHLGIAFGSMIGGVVLEKSSVVYNAWAGVVFVLLAFGFAWYSITRSPARQAETAPASQQAY; via the coding sequence ATGGATCGTAGAATTTACATGCTTGCGATTTCGGCATTTGTCGTCGGAACCGTAGAATTAATTATTGGCGGGATTTTGCATCTGGTTGCTGCGGACCTGCAGGTTTCGGTTAGTGCAGCGGGCCAGTTAATCTCCGTTTTTTCACTTATTTTTGCTATCGCCGCTCCGGTCTTGTTAGCCGCAACAGCAAAGTGGGAGCGGAAGCGTCTGTATATCGGGGCGTTATTCGTCTTTCTGATCGGTAATGTTCTTGCTGTGTTCAGTCCGAGTTATGAAATGCTGCTGGCTGCCCGCGCGCTGGAAGCGGCCAGTGGGGCACTCGTGATCGCTCTGTCGCTTTCCATGGGCTCGGCTCTCGTCGCACCGGAGTATAAAGGACGTGCGCTGGGGATTATCTTTATGGGAATCAGCGGTTCACTGGTGCTGGGCGTTCCCCTCGGCATGGTGATTGGAGAAGCATATGGCTGGCGGGCGCCGTTTGTGGCCATTTCGATTTTGACGGTCCTCGTTCTGCTCAGCATGTCTATCCTGCTGCCAAAAACAGAGGCGGCAGGTGAGCAGGTGCCGCTGCGGCAGCAATTCAGTGCGCTGAAACATTCGAAAATCGCCAGTGCCCAGCTCGTATCCTTTCTTATGCTGACCGGACATTTAACGTTGTATGCATATTTTACGCCGTTTTTGCAGTCCGCCATTCATATGGAGCAGGGCATGCTTAGCGTCGTGTATTTCATTTTTGGGATTGCGGCTGTCATGGGCGGCGGCATCGGAGGCTGGATTTCGGATAGATGGGGTGCAGGCCGCTCCATTTTGACGATGATTCCGCTGTTTGCTCTTTCCATGCTTGTGCTGCCGCTTACCACCCATGTGCCCCTGTACGTATTTTTGGCGGTAGTGATCGTGTGGAGCGCATTGAGCTGGGCATTTTCTCCCGCGCAGCAGACGTACTTAATTGCAAATGCCCCGGAGACGTCTGACATTCAGCTTGGTCTGAATCTATCCGCTACCCATCTGGGCATTGCGTTTGGCTCCATGATCGGCGGCGTTGTGCTGGAAAAAAGTTCGGTGGTATACAATGCGTGGGCAGGTGTTGTCTTTGTGCTGCTGGCTTTCGGTTTTGCCTGGTATTCGATTACCCGCTCCCCCGCTCGCCAAGCGGAGACGGCGCCCGCGTCGCAGCAGGCGTACTGA
- a CDS encoding TrmB family transcriptional regulator: MLQKFGFSQYESQVYQTLVTSEEPMDATHIVTYSGVPKAKVYEVLSRMIEKGMILDTVSEKKKLYSALPLSIAIKKLTKEFEANIQALQAAKPKRTIADDRVWSLKNGASIHAQCKQMIAEASESIFISAWHDTFADYVPLLEEKERQGIAVTALVVGEMEADLANVHVLLPADEHHKLEQFQLIIVDEKTGLFAGGEHGRWQAMKTMSPPFVKFFIEFFFHDLALAKIAEKYGDQFMRDEEIPSILLRLRY, encoded by the coding sequence ATGCTGCAGAAATTCGGTTTTTCCCAATATGAAAGTCAAGTATATCAAACGCTAGTTACAAGCGAGGAACCTATGGACGCGACGCATATCGTTACATATTCCGGCGTGCCAAAAGCCAAAGTATACGAAGTGCTATCCCGCATGATTGAAAAGGGGATGATCCTTGATACTGTCTCAGAGAAAAAGAAGCTGTATTCCGCGCTCCCGCTATCGATCGCCATCAAGAAGCTCACAAAAGAATTTGAAGCAAACATCCAGGCCCTGCAGGCCGCAAAGCCCAAGCGAACCATCGCAGATGACCGCGTATGGAGCTTAAAAAACGGAGCATCCATTCACGCTCAATGCAAGCAGATGATTGCGGAAGCAAGCGAGTCCATTTTCATTTCGGCATGGCACGATACGTTCGCTGACTATGTACCGCTCCTAGAGGAAAAAGAGCGGCAGGGCATTGCCGTTACCGCGCTTGTCGTCGGGGAGATGGAGGCCGACCTTGCGAACGTGCACGTTCTTCTACCCGCGGATGAGCACCATAAGTTAGAGCAGTTCCAGCTCATCATCGTCGATGAGAAGACCGGTCTGTTTGCCGGAGGAGAACACGGCCGTTGGCAGGCAATGAAAACGATGTCGCCGCCGTTTGTGAAATTCTTCATCGAGTTCTTCTTTCATGATCTGGCTCTGGCAAAGATCGCCGAGAAATACGGGGATCAATTCATGCGGGATGAGGAGATACCAAGCATTTTGCTGCGCTTGCGTTATTAA